Proteins encoded within one genomic window of Triticum aestivum cultivar Chinese Spring chromosome 2D, IWGSC CS RefSeq v2.1, whole genome shotgun sequence:
- the LOC123054818 gene encoding pentatricopeptide repeat-containing protein At3g62890, translated as MPLEQPASARRAPTFHAHPEADARQLLGALLPRRAATARHVQQAHARLAVLGLATARVLPHLLAALPRIPPLHDGASSSSSSYPLSLFRVSNSSSAFASNHLLRVLPHPLPLRLFPGLRRRNPHSFTFLLSSLSTHLDADRAGGPASSSLGSHVHALAVKAGAAGDLYVRNALTHFYGVCGDVGAMRRVFDELPRMRDVVTWNAVLAGYVRAGMARVARALFDEMPVRDEVSWSTVVGGYVKEGELDVALAVFRDMVEKGVRVNEAAVVTALSAAAQLGLLEHGRFVHQVVHQEGMPISVNVGAAMVDMYAKCGCVALAREVFDGMPRRDVFAWNAMICGLAAHGLGQDAVELFELFLGEGLSPTNITFVGVLNACSRFGLVAEGRRYFELMAEKYCVEPEMEHYGCMVDLLGRAGLVQEAIELIEGMPIAPDPVLWGTVLSACKKHGLVDLGVKVGNKLIELEPAHDGNYVLLASIYAKAKKWDEVREVRKLMSSRGTSKSAGWSLMEAQGNVHKFLVGDMDHKDSVQIYNMLDMINRRLADAGYVPDVSSVLHDIGDEEKVHAIKVHSERLAIAYGFIVTEVGNPIRIVKNLQVCGDCHEFSKMVTKVFNREIIVRDGSRFHHMKEGKCSCLDYW; from the coding sequence ATGCCGTTGGAGCAGCCCGCGTCCGCCCGGCGCGCCCCCACCTTCCACGCGCATCCTGAGGCCGACGCGAGGCAGCTCCTCGGCGCGCTCCTGCCGCGGCGCGCGGCCACCGCCCGCCACGTCCAGCAGGCGCACGCCCGCCTCGCCGTCCTCGGCCTCGCCACCGCGCGCGTCCTCCCGCACCTCCTCGCCGCCCTCCCCCGCATCCCGCCGCTCCacgacggcgcctcctcctcctcctcctcctacccgCTCTCCCTGTTCCGCGTCTCCAACTCCTCCTCCGCCTTCGCgtccaaccacctcctccgcgtgcTCCCCCACCCGCTCCCGCTCCGCCTCTTCCCCGGCCTCCGGCGACGCAACCCCCACTCCTTcaccttcctcctctcctccctctccacccACCTCGACGCCGACCGCGCCGGCggcccggcctcctcctctcttggcTCCCACGTGCACGCGCTGGCCGTGAAGGCGGGCGCGGCGGGTGATCTCTACGTGCGGAACGCGCTCACGCACTTCTACGGCGTCTGCGGCGACGTGGGAGCGATGCGGAGGGTGTTCGACGAGCTGCCGCGCATGCGGGACGTCGTGACCTGGAACGCGGTCCTTGCAGGGTACGTGCGAGCGGGCATGGCGAGGGTTGCACGAGCGTTGTTTGATGAAATGCCGGTGAGAGATGAGGTGTCTTGGAGCACCGTGGTGGGCGGGTATGTGAAGGAAGGGGAGCTGGACGTGGCCCTGGCGGTGTTTAGGGATATGGTGGAGAAGGGGGTCAGGGTGAATGAGGCTGCGGTTGTGACGGCGTTGTCGGCGGCCGCACAGCTGGGTTTGCTTGAGCATGGCAGGTTTGTGCACCAGGTTGTCCATCAAGAAGGGATGCCGATCAGTGTGAATGTAGGGGCTGCCATGGTGGATATGTATGCCAAGTGCGGGTGTGTGGCACTGGCCAGGGAAGTTTTCGATGGGATGCCGAGGAGGGACGTTTTTGCATGGAACGCCATGATCTGTGGACTTGCTGCTCATGGGTTGGGACAGGATGCAGTGGAACTCTTTGAACTGTTTCTCGGCGAGGGTTTGAGTCCAACGAACATTACGTTTGTTGGCGTGCTAAATGCCTGCAGCCGCTTTGGCCTTGTTGCTGAGGGGCGGCGCTATTTTGAATTGATGGCTGAGAAATATTGTGTTGAGCCAGAAATGGAGCATTACGGCTGCATGGTTGATCTTCTAGGTCGGGCTGGTCTTGTTCAAGAAGCCATTGAATTGATCGAAGGGATGCCTATTGCACCTGATCCGGTTCTCTGGGGCACTGTACTCTCGGCTTGCAAGAAACATGGCCTGGTGGACTTGGGGGTCAAGGTTGGTAACAAGCTAATTGAACTGGAGCCAGCTCATGATGGCAACTATGTCCTCCTTGCAAGTATATATGCGAAGGCAAAGAAATGGGATGAAGTCAGGGAAGTCAGGAAACTGATGTCTAGTCGGGGTACCAGCAAGTCAGCTGGCTGGAGCTTGATGGAAGCACAAGGAAACGTGCATAAGTTTCTAGTAGGAGACATGGATCACAAGGATTCCGTTCAGATATATAACATGCTCGACATGATTAACAGAAGGTTGGCAGATGCAGGGTACGTACCAGACGTGTCATCTGTATTGCATGACATTGGAGATGAAGAGAAGGTGCATGCAATCAAGGTGCACAGCGAGCGTCTGGCAATTGCTTATGGGTTCATAGTTACGGAAGTTGGCAACCCAATCCGTATTGTTAAGAACCTTCAGGTGTGTGGGGATTGTCATGAATTCAGTAAGATGGTGACAAAGGTTTTCAATAGGGAGATTATTGTGAGAGATGGCAGTAGATTCCATcatatgaaagaagggaaatgtTCTTGCCTTGACTATTGGTAG
- the LOC123054820 gene encoding protein UXT homolog, which produces MAMAAAEARLRQEKVKKFEDFVDRRLKPDLVNAIAQRDNLFQQQKTFLDLKKNIENLEKNGVTSMRSMVNLGSEVYMQAEVPDTRHIFVDIGLGFHVEFTWQEALQFISVREARLARQIDEYTHLIASIKAQIKMVCEGIRELLQLPAE; this is translated from the exons ATGGCCATGGCCGCGGCGGAGGCGCGCCTCCGGCAGGAGAAGGTGAAGAAGTTTGAGGATTTCGTTGACCGGCGGCTCAAGCCTGACCTCGTGAACGCCATAGCCCAACGTGATAACTTGTTCCAGCAGCAGAAGACTTT CTTGGATTTGAAGAAGAACATCGAAAATTTGGAAAAGAATGGTGTAACAAGCATGCGCTCCATGGTCAATCTTGGCTCAGAGGTGTACATGCAGGCAGAAGT GCCGGACACGAGGCACATTTTTGTGGATATCGGTCTAGGTTTTCATGTGGAATTTACTTGGCAAGAGGCTCTACAGTTTATATCTGTACGAGAAGCAAGGTTGGCCAG ACAAATAGACGAGTACACACACCTCATAGCGAGCATAAAAGCACAGATCAAGATG GTATGTGAAGGTATCCGCGAACTCCTTCAGTTACCAGCGGAGTGA
- the LOC123054817 gene encoding transmembrane 9 superfamily member 11-like — protein MASPSTSTIFSTLLLFLMHFNTSPATAFYLPGSYPHRYLPGEALAAKVNSLTSQSSKLPFPYYSLPFCAPQGGVNRAAESLGELLLGDRIETSPYRFSMLTNSTAALFLCRTDPVSPAAADLIRSRIDDAYHVNLLLDTLPVVRYVNNPIAPDVLLRSTGFPVGVRADDGEYYVYNHLRLTVLVNKQRNGTTRVEALMATADASELIGLSGGGGGGYSVVGFEVVPCSVEHDEAAVGDKKMYDGFSSKAAAGCDPSVVGMRVQANRPLAFSYEVAFVESAVEWPSRWDAYLEMGGAQVHWFSILNSIVVVAFLAAIVLVILLRTVRRDLAQYEELGSEAAPHADDMAGWKLVAGDAFREPSHPVLLCVMVGDGVRILGMGVVTILFAALGFMSPASRGALVTGMLCLYLVLGLAAGYTSVRLWKTVRHGDSSGWKAVAWRASFVFPGIGFSVFTALNCVLWYNGSTGAVPFALFVVLILLWFFVSVPLTLAGGLLASRVRGHVEYPVKTNKIARQVPAAQCSPWVFVAVAGTLPFGTLFIELFFIMSSLWLGRVYYVFGFLLVVLGLLVAVCAEVSVVLTYMGLCVEDWRWWWRSFFASGSVAAYILGYAVYYLVFDLHSLSGPVSAALYVGYSLLMALAVMLATGAVGLGASFCFVYYLFSTVKLD, from the coding sequence ATGGCGTCCCCTTCCACGTCCACCATCTTCTCCACCCTTCTTCTCTTCCTGATGCATTTCAACACCTCTCCGGCGACGGCCTTCTACCTCCCGGGGAGCTACCCGCACCGCTACCTCCCGGGCGAGGCCCTCGCCGCCAAGGTGAATTCGCTCACCTCGCAGTCCTCCAAGCTGCCGTTCCCCTACTACTCCCTCCCCTTCTGCGCGCCGCAGGGCGGTGTCAACCGCGCCGCCGAGAgcctcggcgagctcctcctcgggGACCGCATCGAGACGTCGCCCTACCGCTTCTCCATGCTCACCAACAGCACCGCCGCCTTGTTCCTCTGCCGCACCGACCCggtctcccccgccgccgccgacctcatcAGGTCCCGCATCGACGACGCCTACCACGTCAACCTCCTCCTCGACACGCTCCCCGTCGTCCGGTACGTGAATAATCCCATCGCGCCGGACGTGCTGCTCCGGTCCACGGGTTTCCCCGTCGGCGTGCGCGCCGACGACGGGGAGTACTACGTCTACAACCACCTCAGGCTCACGGTTCTGGTCAACAAGCAGAGGAACggcaccacaagggtggaggcctTGATGGCCACCGCCGACGCGTCTGAGCTCATCGGCttatccggcggcggcggcggtgggtacAGCGTCGTCGGGTTCGAGGTGGTGCCGTGCAGCGTGGAGCACGACGAGGCGGCCGTCGGCGACAAGAAGATGTACGACGGCTTCTCGTCCAAGGCGGCCGCCGGGTGCGACCCTTCTGTGGTGGGCATGCGCGTGCAGGCCAACAGGCCGCTGGCCTTCTCGTACGAGGTGGCCTTCGTGGAGAGCGCCGTGGAGTGGCCGTCGCGCTGGGACGCGTACCTGGAGATGGGCGGCGCCCAGGTGCACTGGTTCTCCATCCTCAACTCCATCGTGGTGGTGGCGTTCCTGGCGGCCATCGTGCTGGTCATCCTGCTGCGCACCGTGCGGCGCGACCTGGCGCAGTACGAGGAGCTCGGCAGCGAGGCGGCGCCGCACGCGGACGACATGGCCGGGTGGAAGCTCGTGGCCGGGGACGCGTTCCGGGAGCCCAGCCACCCGGTGCTCCTGTGCGTGATGGTGGGCGACGGCGTGCGCATCCTGGGCATGGGCGTGGTCACCATCCTGTTCGCGGCGCTCGGGTTCATGTCGCCGGCGTCCCGGGGCGCGCTCGTGACCGGCATGCTCTGCTTGTACCTCGTCCTGGGCCTCGCGGCCGGGTACACGTCCGTGCGGCTGTGGAAGACGGTGCGGCACGGCGACAGCTCCGGGTGGAAGGCCGTGGCGTGGCGGGCCTCGTTCGTGTTCCCGGGCATCGGGTTCTCCGTCTTCACCGCGCTCAACTGCGTGCTCTGGTACAACGGCAGCACGGGCGCTGTGCCGTTCGCGCTGTTCGTGGTGCTGATCCTGCTCTGGTTCTTCGTGTCGGTGCCGCTGACCCTGGCCGGCGGCCTGCTGGCGTCGCGCGTGCGCGGCCACGTGGAGTACCCCGTGAAGACGAACAAGATCGCGCGGCAGGTGCCGGCGGCGCAGTGCTCGCCGTGGGTTTTCGTGGCGGTGGCGGGGACGCTGCCGTTCGGGACGCTCTTCATCGAGCTCTTCTTCATCATGTCGAGCCTGTGGCTGGGGCGGGTGTACTACGTGTTCGGGTTCCTGCTGGTGGTGCTGGGGCTGCTGGTGGCGGTGTGTGCGGAGGTGTCGGTGGTGCTCACGTACATGGGGCTGTGCGTGGAGGactggcggtggtggtggcgctcCTTCTTCGCCTCCGGCTCCGTGGCCGCCTACATCCTCGGGTACGCCGTGTACTACCTGGTGTTCGACCTGCACAGCCTCAGCGGCCCGGTGTCCGCCGCGCTCTACGTCGGGTACTCGCTGCTCATGGCGCTCGCCGTCATGCTGGCCACCGGCGCCGTCGGGCTTGGCGCCTCCTTCTGCTTCGTCTACTACCTCTTCTCCACCGTCAAGCTCGACTGA